From Brachyspira pilosicoli, a single genomic window includes:
- a CDS encoding sigma-54 dependent transcriptional regulator, which produces MPKILVIDDEKNIRDGIKKSLEYEGYEVVTAENGEKGIETVYKGGIDLVITDLKMPEKTGEEFLHDILEFDKHIPVIILTGHGNIETAVDMMRLGAYDFMTKPFNIDKMLLIIARALENKNIKKTNETLEKRVDYHESFYGMIGHSSKMLKVYEAIKQVARTKATVLIEGESGTGKELVANAIHQISDRAKQPYITVNCAALSEGVLESELFGHEKGSFTGAIDKKIGRFEAANKGTIFLDEIGEINQVVQVKLLRVLEERVIERVGSNTPINVDIRVIAATNKKLSEEIKEGRFREDLYYRLNVIKIEMPPLRERREDIPLLIDNFIKEFSQVHNIEITNVDKKVYKLLSSLQWEGNVRELRNTVETMVVMSKDGKIDESNIPNWVLSSGGDDFVIDKEMTLEELEKKYINHLLSKNNFNKAQVAKILGIERATLYRKLKDYNVD; this is translated from the coding sequence ATGCCTAAGATATTAGTTATAGACGATGAGAAAAACATAAGAGACGGTATAAAGAAGTCTTTAGAGTATGAGGGATACGAGGTAGTTACTGCTGAGAACGGTGAGAAAGGAATAGAGACAGTTTACAAAGGCGGAATTGATTTAGTTATCACAGACTTAAAAATGCCTGAAAAGACTGGTGAAGAGTTTTTGCATGATATATTAGAGTTTGATAAGCATATACCTGTTATAATACTTACAGGGCACGGCAATATAGAAACTGCAGTTGATATGATGCGTCTTGGTGCTTATGATTTTATGACTAAGCCTTTTAATATTGACAAGATGCTTCTTATTATAGCGAGGGCATTAGAAAACAAAAACATAAAAAAGACAAATGAAACATTAGAAAAAAGAGTGGACTATCATGAAAGTTTTTATGGAATGATAGGCCACAGCAGTAAGATGCTTAAAGTGTATGAAGCAATAAAACAGGTTGCAAGAACAAAGGCTACTGTACTTATAGAAGGCGAAAGCGGAACAGGTAAAGAATTAGTTGCCAATGCAATTCATCAAATATCAGACAGAGCCAAACAGCCGTATATTACGGTGAATTGTGCGGCACTTTCTGAGGGTGTTTTAGAGAGTGAGCTTTTTGGGCATGAGAAAGGTTCTTTTACTGGGGCAATAGACAAAAAAATAGGTAGGTTTGAGGCTGCCAATAAAGGCACTATATTTTTAGATGAGATAGGGGAGATTAATCAGGTTGTTCAGGTAAAGCTTTTGAGAGTGCTTGAAGAGAGGGTTATAGAGAGGGTAGGTTCTAATACACCTATTAATGTTGATATTAGGGTGATTGCTGCTACAAATAAAAAATTATCTGAAGAAATAAAAGAGGGTAGGTTTAGAGAAGATTTATATTATAGGCTTAATGTTATAAAAATAGAGATGCCTCCTCTTAGAGAACGAAGAGAGGATATACCTTTGCTTATAGATAATTTTATTAAAGAGTTTTCTCAGGTTCATAATATAGAGATTACTAATGTTGATAAAAAAGTATATAAGTTATTATCTTCTTTACAATGGGAAGGTAATGTACGTGAGCTTAGAAATACAGTTGAAACTATGGTTGTGATGTCTAAAGACGGAAAGATAGATGAAAGCAATATTCCTAATTGGGTATTAAGCTCTGGAGGTGATGATTTTGTAATAGATAAAGAGATGACATTAGAAGAGCTTGAAAAAAAATATATAAATCATCTTTTAAGCAAAAACAATTTTAATAAAGCACAAGTAGCAAAGATTTTAGGTATAGAGCGTGCAACGCTTTACAGGAAGCTTAAAGATTATAATGTTGATTAA
- a CDS encoding PTS glucose transporter subunit IIA, which produces MGLFSKKIQIKAPIKGKLIDITEVKDEAFSSKALGDGMAIIPSEGKVYSPVDGEIITMIDTNHAIGLLSGGVEILIHIGMDTVRLGGKYFKAYVKEGDKVKAGTLLIEFEKEEVEKEYDITSPIIMSNYSELKSLTKTDPREVSTSDIIMTAVK; this is translated from the coding sequence ATGGGATTATTCTCTAAAAAAATTCAAATAAAAGCACCTATCAAAGGAAAATTAATTGATATCACAGAAGTAAAAGATGAAGCCTTTTCAAGCAAAGCACTTGGAGATGGGATGGCTATTATACCTTCTGAAGGTAAAGTATATTCTCCTGTAGATGGTGAAATTATTACTATGATAGATACAAATCACGCTATAGGTTTATTATCCGGAGGAGTCGAAATATTAATACATATAGGAATGGACACTGTAAGACTTGGAGGTAAATATTTCAAGGCTTATGTTAAAGAAGGAGATAAAGTAAAAGCAGGTACTTTACTTATAGAGTTTGAAAAAGAAGAAGTTGAAAAAGAATATGATATAACATCTCCTATAATAATGTCAAATTACAGCGAATTAAAATCTCTCACAAAAACAGACCCAAGAGAAGTAAGCACAAGCGATATTATAATGACAGCTGTGAAATAA